One Halioglobus japonicus DNA segment encodes these proteins:
- a CDS encoding glutamine synthetase family protein, whose translation MAGNLSFDSLKQRVDDGSIDTVIAAIPDMQGRLMGKRFQAEYFVSTAWKETHCCNYLVATDMEMETVAGYKASSWDAGYGDYSMVPDMATLRVLPWADGTALVICDLVDHHTHELVPHAPRTVLKKQLQRLEAMGLSSAVATELEFFVFREDFESLRDADYTDMTTISPYNEDYHLFQTAKEEPLMRGIRTGLQGAGVAVENTKGEACAGQAEINVCYTGGLEMADNHVLVKQAVKEIALQHERAVTFMAKWDTDAAGSSSHVHQSLQTLEGEPAFYDADAPYGMSELMRHYLAGLLAHADDITFFLAPYVNSYKRFAEATFAPTKAVWSMDNRTAGYRIVAPDTASVRVECRVGGADLNPYLAIAAQLAAGIKGIEDKLTLEPEFSGNAYEEEGIREVPRTLRAATDALRSSSMLREALGDAVVDHYVRCAEWEQEDFDRKVTDYERRRGFERA comes from the coding sequence ATGGCCGGCAATCTTTCCTTTGATTCGCTCAAGCAGCGGGTGGACGACGGTAGCATTGATACTGTGATTGCTGCCATTCCGGACATGCAGGGCAGGCTGATGGGCAAACGCTTCCAGGCCGAATACTTTGTGTCCACCGCCTGGAAGGAAACCCATTGCTGTAACTATCTCGTGGCCACCGATATGGAGATGGAGACGGTTGCGGGCTACAAGGCCTCCAGCTGGGACGCGGGCTATGGAGACTATTCCATGGTGCCCGATATGGCCACACTGCGGGTGCTGCCCTGGGCTGATGGCACTGCCCTGGTGATTTGCGACCTGGTCGACCACCACACCCACGAACTGGTGCCTCACGCGCCGCGTACCGTATTGAAAAAGCAGTTGCAGCGGCTGGAAGCTATGGGGCTCAGTTCTGCGGTGGCCACTGAGTTGGAATTTTTCGTCTTCCGTGAGGATTTCGAATCCCTGCGCGATGCCGATTACACCGATATGACCACCATTAGTCCGTACAACGAGGACTACCACCTGTTTCAAACAGCCAAGGAAGAGCCTCTGATGCGCGGCATTCGCACCGGACTGCAAGGTGCAGGTGTGGCTGTGGAAAATACCAAGGGTGAGGCGTGCGCGGGGCAGGCCGAAATTAACGTCTGTTATACCGGTGGGCTGGAGATGGCCGATAACCACGTGTTGGTCAAACAGGCGGTGAAGGAAATCGCGCTCCAGCATGAGCGGGCCGTGACCTTTATGGCCAAGTGGGATACCGATGCTGCAGGTTCATCCAGTCATGTTCACCAATCCCTGCAAACGCTCGAGGGTGAGCCCGCGTTCTACGATGCGGATGCACCTTACGGCATGAGCGAGTTGATGCGCCACTATCTGGCCGGGCTATTAGCCCATGCCGACGACATCACCTTTTTTCTTGCTCCCTATGTCAATTCCTACAAGCGTTTCGCAGAGGCCACGTTTGCGCCTACCAAGGCGGTCTGGTCCATGGATAACCGCACAGCCGGTTACCGTATTGTGGCTCCAGATACTGCATCCGTGCGGGTGGAATGCCGGGTGGGTGGGGCCGACCTCAATCCCTATCTGGCCATCGCCGCGCAGTTGGCTGCGGGTATCAAAGGCATAGAAGACAAGCTGACGCTCGAGCCCGAATTCAGCGGCAATGCCTATGAAGAAGAGGGAATTCGCGAAGTGCCCCGTACCCTGCGGGCGGCGACGGATGCATTGCGTTCTTCGTCCATGCTGCGCGAAGCCCTGGGCGATGCGGTGGTGGACCACTATGTGCGCTGTGCCGAGTGGGAGCAGGAAGACTTCGACCGCAAGGTCACCGACTACGAACGCAGGCGCGGATTCGAGCGCGCCTAA
- a CDS encoding efflux RND transporter permease subunit, translated as MFEKIIARGTLVTVSVLIVAVIGILAATRIPVQMIPDLDVRTIGVRTVWPGATPQDVEKELIIEQEDFLRNLPNLSRITSTAQTSSASIQLEFPLGVDMTDMMIRVSNALSQVPNYPENVDEPAVFASSFSSNAFMFFNVVPLPGNPRQLDMDLVRDFLIDNLRPRMASVPGVSEVDFWGGSMRQVQILVDPARLAQRGLTLMDVRNAIRTRNQDRSGGDLSSGKRQYMLRTIGRFEDLSELENLILDRREDNVIHLKDVATVQLDHFEKRQFARYNGQENITIAIRRESGSNVIEIKQQMLAEVDALREQVLKPAGMDIVLSSDDVRYVEDSVATVWKNLILGALLATAVMYLFLRSGRATAVGVIGIPLCIIVAFLGLLLAGRTINVISLAGIAFALGMTLDNSIVVLESIELERRGGASRFQAAVNGVRKVWPAVFASTMTTVLVFLPVLFVEQEAGQLYSDIAIAISAAILASLLVAITVLPTAAARLEFVNESKQAKSAAAQEAGAKAWTLRQVARLLHSPRSRLTTVLVAVIASALVIVVLTPPAEYLPEGEEPKIFSSMSPPPGYNLDTLERIASEVEAYFLTFVGVDPEAYDRGEIDVPALKYFSMRVNAGRVGALVEPVRHQDIEPLMDALTGKYREYPGMRAFASRGSIISSNDGGSRSINLDISGPDLFTLFQVARTIEQRAEEVLENPRIQSQPRSLSLAQPMMEIHPRWERAAELGIDANSLGYTVSAMTDGAFVDEFFLDDDKIDMYLYSDTGLDVELENMRQLPLYTARGEVVPLGAIADFRESVDTNAIRRVGGRRTVTLNIIPPRTTPLESGVEQVKSEVMQYLLDSGAIPANVTVSISGAADALQKTRDALLGNYLVALFIVYLLMVAIFNHWGYPLLILTSIPVGIAGGLVGLWTLNGVGALLPLFGGAAIVQPFDMITMLGFLILMGTVVNNPILVVHRAVENARTGLLPLEAVTEAVQTRLRPIAMSTITTLCGLAPLVLLPGAGTELYRGLGAIVLFGILGSMLVTLTMLPALTVMVLEFQRRKS; from the coding sequence GTGTTTGAAAAAATTATCGCCAGGGGCACGCTGGTAACGGTCTCTGTACTGATCGTCGCGGTCATTGGCATTCTCGCTGCCACACGGATTCCCGTACAAATGATTCCGGATCTGGATGTGCGCACCATTGGTGTGCGCACCGTCTGGCCCGGGGCAACTCCCCAGGATGTGGAGAAAGAGCTCATCATTGAGCAGGAAGATTTTCTTCGCAACCTGCCGAACCTGTCGCGTATTACCTCTACAGCACAGACCAGCTCCGCATCGATTCAGCTGGAGTTTCCGCTGGGCGTCGATATGACGGACATGATGATCAGGGTCAGCAACGCCCTGAGTCAGGTGCCTAACTACCCGGAGAACGTCGACGAGCCCGCCGTATTTGCCAGCTCGTTCTCCAGCAATGCATTCATGTTCTTTAATGTTGTGCCGCTGCCGGGCAATCCAAGGCAGCTGGATATGGATCTGGTACGCGATTTTCTGATCGACAACCTGCGGCCGCGTATGGCCAGTGTGCCGGGAGTTTCAGAGGTGGATTTCTGGGGCGGTTCCATGCGCCAGGTGCAGATTCTGGTGGACCCTGCGCGTCTGGCACAGCGAGGCCTGACGCTGATGGATGTGCGTAATGCTATCCGCACCCGCAACCAGGACCGCTCCGGCGGCGACCTGTCTTCGGGCAAACGGCAATACATGCTGCGAACCATCGGCCGCTTTGAGGATTTGAGCGAACTGGAAAACCTCATACTCGATCGGCGCGAAGATAATGTGATTCACCTGAAAGACGTGGCCACGGTTCAGCTGGATCATTTCGAAAAACGCCAGTTTGCGCGCTACAACGGCCAGGAAAATATCACGATCGCGATTCGCCGTGAATCGGGATCCAATGTGATTGAGATCAAGCAGCAGATGCTGGCCGAGGTCGATGCACTGCGTGAGCAGGTGCTGAAGCCGGCGGGGATGGATATCGTGCTGTCGTCAGACGATGTGCGTTACGTCGAAGACTCGGTGGCCACGGTCTGGAAGAACCTGATTCTGGGTGCGTTGCTGGCAACGGCAGTAATGTACCTCTTTCTGCGTTCCGGCCGTGCCACTGCGGTAGGTGTGATCGGGATTCCGCTGTGTATCATCGTGGCGTTTCTTGGTCTGTTGTTGGCGGGGCGCACCATTAACGTCATCTCACTGGCGGGGATTGCCTTCGCGCTGGGCATGACGCTGGACAACAGTATTGTGGTGCTCGAGAGCATCGAACTCGAGCGCCGCGGTGGAGCCAGTCGCTTCCAGGCGGCCGTGAACGGCGTGCGCAAGGTATGGCCGGCAGTGTTTGCGTCTACCATGACCACGGTGCTGGTGTTTCTGCCTGTGCTGTTTGTGGAGCAGGAGGCGGGGCAATTGTATTCGGATATTGCCATTGCGATCTCGGCCGCGATTCTGGCTTCGCTGCTGGTCGCTATCACGGTCTTGCCTACCGCGGCTGCGCGCCTGGAATTTGTCAACGAATCCAAACAGGCCAAGAGCGCCGCAGCCCAGGAAGCAGGCGCCAAAGCATGGACGCTGCGCCAGGTCGCTCGACTGTTGCACAGCCCCCGCAGTCGCCTGACGACAGTTCTGGTAGCTGTTATCGCTAGCGCCCTGGTGATCGTGGTGCTTACACCACCCGCCGAGTACTTGCCTGAGGGCGAGGAGCCCAAGATCTTCTCCTCGATGAGCCCGCCGCCAGGCTACAACCTGGATACTCTGGAACGAATTGCCAGCGAGGTGGAAGCCTACTTTCTCACCTTTGTCGGGGTAGATCCTGAGGCTTACGATCGCGGTGAAATCGATGTTCCCGCCCTCAAGTACTTTTCCATGCGTGTGAACGCTGGCAGGGTAGGGGCGCTCGTGGAGCCGGTGCGTCATCAAGACATTGAGCCACTGATGGATGCGCTGACCGGCAAGTATCGCGAATACCCCGGTATGCGGGCATTTGCCTCGCGGGGGTCGATTATCTCTAGTAACGACGGTGGATCGCGCTCGATTAACCTGGATATCTCCGGACCAGACCTGTTCACGCTGTTCCAGGTAGCTCGCACCATCGAGCAGCGGGCCGAAGAGGTGTTGGAGAACCCGCGTATCCAGAGCCAGCCGCGCTCGCTGTCGCTGGCCCAGCCCATGATGGAAATCCATCCGCGATGGGAGCGGGCGGCCGAGCTGGGTATCGATGCCAATAGCCTTGGCTACACGGTCTCAGCCATGACCGATGGCGCGTTCGTGGACGAATTTTTCCTCGATGACGACAAGATCGATATGTACCTATACAGCGACACCGGGCTGGATGTGGAGTTGGAGAATATGCGCCAGCTACCGCTTTACACTGCGCGCGGTGAGGTCGTGCCCCTGGGGGCTATTGCCGATTTTCGCGAGAGTGTCGACACCAATGCGATTCGCCGTGTCGGTGGCAGACGAACTGTCACCCTCAATATTATTCCGCCGCGGACCACGCCGCTGGAGAGTGGCGTGGAACAGGTGAAGTCCGAGGTGATGCAATACCTGCTCGATAGTGGCGCTATTCCCGCCAACGTGACGGTAAGTATCTCCGGTGCCGCCGACGCATTGCAGAAAACCCGCGATGCGTTGTTGGGCAACTATCTGGTGGCACTGTTTATTGTGTATCTACTGATGGTGGCAATCTTCAATCACTGGGGCTATCCGCTGCTGATCCTGACCTCGATTCCCGTCGGCATTGCCGGTGGTCTGGTGGGGTTGTGGACATTGAATGGTGTTGGCGCGCTGCTACCGCTGTTCGGCGGTGCGGCGATCGTTCAGCCCTTTGACATGATTACCATGCTCGGCTTCCTCATTCTGATGGGAACAGTGGTTAACAACCCGATACTCGTTGTGCATCGCGCCGTTGAGAATGCGCGCACCGGATTGCTGCCACTGGAGGCTGTCACAGAAGCCGTGCAAACCCGACTGCGGCCCATTGCCATGTCGACGATTACCACCCTGTGTGGCCTGGCACCGCTGGTGCTGCTGCCGGGGGCCGGTACCGAGCTGTACCGTGGACTGGGCGCGATTGTGCTGTTTGGTATTCTCGGGTCCATGCTGGTGACCTTGACAATGTTGCCAGCACTCACCGTAATGGTGCTGGAGTTCCAGCGCCGCAAATCGTAA
- a CDS encoding aldehyde dehydrogenase family protein — protein sequence MIKCISPIDGSTYIEREPLSEAAARSAVDAAAAAQKPWASRPLQERIDLVLAAVAELEAVGDEIVPELAWQMGRPVRYGGELAGVRERSEYMASIAAEALAPHEVEDSDRFRRRIDRKPLGVVLVVAPWNYPYLTAINTIVPALIAGNTVVLKHASQTLAVGDRLAQAFHRAGVPDTVIQHVVLDHATTSALIGSGVFGFVNFTGSVPGGKVMEEAAAGTFTPVGTELGGKDPGYVMPDADLDAAVETLIDGAMFNAGQCCCGIERIYVCEEHDDAFVRKAVSIVEGYVLGNPLETATTLGPMAHVRFADEVRAQTVAAIADGARALIDPALFPADNGAYLMPQILVDVNHSMRVMRDESFGPVVGIMKVSSEEEAIALMNDSDFGLTASLWTADVARAERIAAELDYGTVFMNRCDYVDPGLCWTGCKDTGHGGGLSVIGYQNLTRPASRHFKLC from the coding sequence ATGATCAAGTGTATATCACCCATTGATGGCTCCACCTATATCGAGCGAGAGCCCCTGAGTGAGGCCGCTGCACGCAGCGCAGTGGATGCAGCCGCTGCGGCGCAGAAGCCCTGGGCGAGTCGCCCCTTACAGGAACGTATCGACCTCGTGTTGGCGGCGGTCGCAGAGCTGGAGGCCGTTGGCGATGAGATAGTGCCGGAACTGGCGTGGCAGATGGGCCGGCCGGTGCGCTATGGCGGTGAATTGGCCGGCGTGCGCGAGCGCAGTGAGTACATGGCCAGTATTGCCGCTGAAGCCCTGGCACCGCACGAGGTTGAGGACAGCGATCGCTTCCGTCGCCGGATTGATCGCAAGCCCCTGGGCGTGGTGCTGGTAGTGGCCCCCTGGAATTATCCGTACCTCACCGCGATCAATACCATTGTTCCTGCACTGATCGCGGGAAATACCGTGGTGCTCAAGCACGCCTCGCAGACTCTGGCGGTGGGCGATCGTCTGGCGCAGGCCTTTCATCGGGCCGGTGTGCCCGACACCGTCATTCAACACGTGGTGCTCGATCATGCCACCACGTCGGCGTTGATTGGTTCGGGCGTGTTCGGCTTCGTTAACTTCACCGGCTCGGTGCCCGGCGGCAAGGTGATGGAAGAGGCCGCTGCAGGTACGTTTACCCCGGTGGGGACGGAACTGGGTGGCAAGGACCCAGGCTATGTGATGCCAGATGCGGATCTTGATGCCGCGGTAGAGACGCTGATCGACGGCGCCATGTTTAATGCCGGTCAATGCTGTTGTGGTATCGAGCGGATCTACGTGTGTGAAGAACACGACGATGCGTTTGTGCGTAAAGCGGTGAGCATTGTCGAGGGCTATGTGCTCGGCAATCCTCTGGAGACGGCAACCACGCTGGGGCCAATGGCTCATGTGCGCTTTGCCGATGAAGTGCGCGCGCAGACAGTGGCGGCAATAGCCGACGGCGCGCGGGCGCTGATTGACCCAGCTCTGTTTCCCGCCGACAACGGCGCCTACCTGATGCCGCAGATTCTGGTGGATGTGAATCACAGCATGCGGGTGATGCGCGATGAGTCCTTTGGACCCGTGGTGGGCATCATGAAAGTGAGCAGCGAGGAAGAAGCCATTGCATTAATGAACGATTCTGACTTTGGCTTAACCGCCTCGCTGTGGACGGCGGATGTGGCCCGCGCGGAACGTATCGCCGCAGAGCTGGACTACGGGACGGTGTTTATGAACCGCTGCGATTACGTGGATCCCGGTTTGTGCTGGACCGGTTGCAAGGACACCGGCCACGGCGGAGGGTTGTCGGTGATTGGCTACCAGAACCTGACCCGCCCCGCGTCGCGCCACTTCAAGTTGTGTTGA